GGACGCCGGCCTGGTCGACGGGAGCGAGGCCGTCGCCCCGCATCTCCATCACGGCCAGCTCGCCGGTGGTCCCGAAGCGGTTCTTCACCGCGCGCACCATGCGGATGGCGCCGCCGCCCGAGCCCTCGAAGTAGAGCACCGTGTCGACCATGTGCTCGAGCAGTTTGGGTCCGGCCAGGTCGCCGCTCTTGGTGACGTGTCCGACCAGGAAGACGGGGTGGCCCGTCTGGCGGGCGAAGTCGGCCAGGACGCCGCCGCAGTACTTGATCTGGGTGGGGCTGCCGGGGAAGGTGTCGATGTGCTCGCTGTGCAGGGTCTGCACCGAGTCGGCGATGACGACGCAGGGCGTGTCGCCGGCGACGGCCTCGCCCAGGGCGTCGAGCAGGGTCTCCAGATGCACCTCGGGCAGGATGTGGAAGCCGTCCTCGGCGTCGGGCCGGAAGCCGAGACGCTCGGCGCGCATGCGGATCTGGGCGGGCGACTCCTCACCGGCTACGTACACCACGCGGATCCCCTGCCGCACCCACCACAGGGCCAGCCCCGTCAGCAGGGTCGACTTGCCGACGCCCGGCTCGCCGCCCAGCAGCACCACCGAACCGGCCACCAGACCGCCGCCCAGGACATTGGCCACCTCGGCGGGCTCGACCGGCAGGCGCTCGCGCTCGGCCGAGGCGATGCGCGCCAGGGGCACCGCCCGCATGCGGCCGTCGGGTCCGACGGCCTCGGGAAACGCCGCCGCGGCGCCGCTGCGGCGTCCGGCGAAGCCCACCGGATCCTGGGCGCCGGCG
This genomic window from bacterium contains:
- the radA gene encoding DNA repair protein RadA, with protein sequence MAKTSTRFYCKSCGHEELRWLGQCPGCREWNTFAEVKLAAAGKTKGARGFSAGAQDPVGFAGRRSGAAAAFPEAVGPDGRMRAVPLARIASAERERLPVEPAEVANVLGGGLVAGSVVLLGGEPGVGKSTLLTGLALWWVRQGIRVVYVAGEESPAQIRMRAERLGFRPDAEDGFHILPEVHLETLLDALGEAVAGDTPCVVIADSVQTLHSEHIDTFPGSPTQIKYCGGVLADFARQTGHPVFLVGHVTKSGDLAGPKLLEHMVDTVLYFEGSGGGAIRMVRAVKNRFGTTGELAVMEMRGDGLAPVDQAGVLFLSGRRGVEPGAAVGAVKNGSRTFLVEVQALVSSSRYGTPQRVVQGVDNKRVALLGAILEKRAGLDLAGCDIFVKVAGGGRIDDPGADLAIMIALASSLREKPVPVDTLVLGEVGLTGEIRQVTDLESRLREASRHGFRRAVLAADASRGRKRRLGGLELVTVASVEEAVALALTPARRAEADS